One Mailhella massiliensis DNA segment encodes these proteins:
- the mobV gene encoding MobV family relaxase — protein MSYLVLHMDKFKKEAIRGIQSHNRRERESHSNPDIDYDRSAANYELHEAASSNYAEAIQNRIDDLLLVKAVRKDAVRMCGLIVTSDKAFFDGLTPEETRRFFEESKAFLTEFVGAENVVSAMVHMDEKTPHMHFFHVPVTQDGRLNANKIYTRQSLRKLQSELPAYLQSRGFAIERGVEQTPDSAKKHLNTREFKQQKEELARLAQEAAALMRDSLQSLGILGQREEELKKSIEAYERQAEEAEKVLRDEHSLPKASLFNYPSVLKKASSLIEELKKALAVKHLVQTEKEILQREVDTLRGKLTRLEAGYTAHRKQSSEEKEELEKQLKKMRRIMAGYREFLRLPEIRPLHIEFVERRRAEQLQRQQEDERQRQEQEARDRERRQAMTARGMRMR, from the coding sequence ATGTCCTATCTCGTACTCCACATGGACAAATTCAAGAAGGAGGCCATACGCGGCATCCAGAGCCACAACCGACGGGAGCGGGAGAGCCACAGCAACCCCGATATTGACTACGACAGAAGCGCGGCGAACTACGAGCTGCACGAAGCCGCCTCGTCGAACTATGCCGAGGCCATTCAGAATCGCATTGACGACCTTCTGCTGGTCAAGGCTGTAAGAAAGGACGCCGTGCGCATGTGCGGGCTTATCGTTACCTCGGACAAGGCGTTTTTTGATGGCCTCACGCCGGAGGAAACAAGGCGTTTCTTTGAGGAGAGCAAAGCCTTTCTCACGGAGTTTGTGGGCGCGGAGAATGTCGTTTCCGCAATGGTTCACATGGATGAAAAGACACCGCATATGCACTTTTTCCATGTGCCGGTCACGCAGGACGGGAGACTCAACGCCAACAAAATCTATACGCGCCAGAGTCTGCGGAAACTGCAATCAGAACTTCCCGCCTATCTGCAAAGCCGAGGTTTTGCCATTGAACGAGGCGTGGAGCAGACGCCCGATTCCGCCAAAAAGCATCTGAATACCCGCGAGTTCAAACAGCAGAAAGAGGAACTGGCACGGCTGGCGCAGGAAGCTGCTGCCTTGATGCGTGATTCCTTGCAGTCACTTGGGATTCTGGGGCAACGCGAAGAGGAATTGAAAAAGAGCATCGAAGCATATGAGCGGCAGGCCGAGGAGGCGGAAAAAGTCCTTCGGGATGAGCATTCCCTGCCGAAAGCCTCACTTTTCAATTATCCGTCCGTGCTGAAAAAAGCCTCTTCCCTCATTGAAGAACTGAAAAAGGCGCTTGCCGTCAAACACCTTGTCCAGACAGAGAAGGAAATTCTGCAACGGGAAGTGGATACCCTTCGCGGAAAGCTGACGCGGCTTGAAGCGGGATACACGGCCCACAGAAAACAAAGCAGTGAGGAAAAAGAGGAGCTGGAGAAACAGTTGAAGAAAATGAGGAGAATTATGGCAGGCTATCGGGAATTTCTGCGTCTGCCGGAAATCCGGCCGCTGCATATCGAGTTCGTGGAACGCAGGCGGGCCGAACAGCTTCAGCGGCAGCAGGAAGATGAGCGGCAGCGGCAGGAGCAGGAGGCGCGGGACAGGGAGCGTCGGCAGGCGATGACCGCTCGCGGCATGAGGATGAGGTAA
- a CDS encoding protein MobC: MTITATQLKEIRQEFATLKPASVTLEGNRVMSVKEAVFVLAPTLERMRKRGFDTQEIVERLHEKGIDVKPQTLTKYLTEARRQREGRKSKMQDTPPHPPKREQRSSFIAPDIPDDEL, translated from the coding sequence ATGACCATTACCGCGACTCAGTTGAAGGAAATCAGACAGGAATTCGCCACTCTCAAACCCGCTTCCGTCACACTGGAGGGGAACAGAGTCATGTCCGTCAAAGAAGCCGTCTTCGTTCTGGCCCCGACACTGGAGCGGATGAGAAAGCGTGGCTTCGACACACAGGAGATTGTCGAACGTCTGCACGAAAAAGGCATTGATGTGAAGCCCCAAACTCTGACCAAGTATCTGACCGAAGCCAGACGGCAACGGGAAGGGCGAAAGTCAAAGATGCAAGACACACCCCCGCATCCTCCGAAACGCGAACAACGCTCCAGCTTCATTGCTCCTGATATACCCGATGATGAACTATGA
- a CDS encoding recombinase family protein, producing the protein MAETYGYIRVSSTDQNESRQRIALERQAIPSDRIFMDKLSGKDFQRPQYQAMLKKFRPGDQLCITSIDRLGRNYEEILEQWRIITKEKRVDIFVLDMPLLDTRRDKNLLGTFIADLVLQVLSFVAQNERENIRSRQAQGIAAAKQSGVRFGHAPRPLPPNFPETYTLWTEGAISTSEAAKRSGMARSTFRIRAESFKKKCP; encoded by the coding sequence ATGGCAGAAACTTACGGATATATTCGCGTATCCAGTACAGATCAGAACGAGAGCCGTCAGCGCATCGCCCTTGAGCGGCAAGCCATCCCGTCAGACCGCATTTTCATGGATAAACTGTCGGGCAAGGATTTTCAGCGTCCACAATATCAGGCTATGCTAAAAAAGTTCAGGCCGGGTGACCAGCTATGTATTACAAGCATTGACAGGCTTGGCAGAAATTACGAGGAGATTCTGGAACAGTGGCGGATAATTACCAAGGAAAAGCGCGTAGACATCTTTGTGCTGGATATGCCACTGCTGGACACACGGCGCGACAAAAATCTGCTCGGCACCTTCATTGCCGACCTTGTTTTGCAAGTACTTTCCTTTGTGGCTCAAAATGAACGGGAGAATATTCGCAGCAGACAGGCTCAGGGAATTGCGGCAGCCAAGCAAAGCGGCGTGCGGTTCGGGCACGCGCCACGACCGCTTCCCCCAAATTTTCCGGAAACATATACCTTATGGACAGAGGGGGCCATCTCGACATCGGAAGCGGCAAAACGTTCCGGCATGGCTCGTTCCACATTCCGCATTCGTGCAGAGTCATTCAAAAAAAAATGTCCATAA